The genomic DNA ATGTCGGCCAACTGGCCCCTGCAAGATTTCATCCAGAGCAGCGAAAACCATCAGCAACGGAATAATGAATCGGTGTGACAGGCGATACGGATCAGGTTTCAGACAGACAATGGCGGTCAAGACTGCCAATCCAAAGTAAGCTCCCAAGTGAAGCGGCTTATCCCAACCAGATGTCACCGAAGCGATCTGCTTCGGAATTGGAGCGTGAGTCATGATAAACAGGAAGCAGGCGTAGCTCAGCCAAACAAAACGAAATCCCCACCGCGAAACCAGTCGAACTGGCAGCGAAAGACTTCGTCGGGAGTCGGCAAGAGTCGTCATCGACCTCAAATCTTATGTCTGGATTGAATCGCTCAGTTTACTCACTCACTTTTGG from Thalassoglobus polymorphus includes the following:
- a CDS encoding VanZ family protein, which encodes MTTLADSRRSLSLPVRLVSRWGFRFVWLSYACFLFIMTHAPIPKQIASVTSGWDKPLHLGAYFGLAVLTAIVCLKPDPYRLSHRFIIPLLMVFAALDEILQGPVGRHPDFIDWCSDCLGIVLGMGAMQLAIWNLNNPKWLTGIPILNRFVPISMNSESSGFAR